From one Sphaeramia orbicularis chromosome 9, fSphaOr1.1, whole genome shotgun sequence genomic stretch:
- the nipbla gene encoding nipped-B-like protein A isoform X4 translates to MNGDMPHVPITTLAGIASLTDLLNQLPLPSPLPATTTKSLLYNGRIAEEVTCLLGCRDENLASQLAHGLNQVSTEHIELKDNLGSDEPEGDAPLLLQTMLARNPGIFREKNVMQQPMVPPYKITQNSMHSPAQSANFQPAAISPNSTSRFVAPQTGSSSRYMGQQNSPVPSPYTPQSPATGYIQQYSHQQPPSYNQHQQIQQVSVASPMVPGGIRNIHEGKVSGQMANAANHHSDRHGTEDYMNIVHRLGSEEGDSSMRNPSFPLRSPPSGCSPAGSEGTPKQGSRPPLILQSPPPYTPSPRDGGPDQKQQLQQRKKTPAVKEEKDMYDIVSSPNKDSTKLTLKLSRVKSNESDPPGEAVPGMDQNSDNMEAELGFQQVPVLQQNIGARLQQQQVSHQAGGTGANQPPSSPYDEAELDALAEIERIEREAASEKCSKEVQDKDKPLKKRKQDSFPLEPGAGGPGGPTGAPGSGSTGGGNAGKLTPQEATAAGNGASRPPLMIKRDKDGSGSTESQIWGQPKVKLERLGLVQDFEKRPKPVVVLKKLSVDQIQRIIRHSKTGKNRLSSGKSSKSGMDPAVLKELPPELLAEIESTMPLCERVKMNKRKRSTVNERPKYAEVSSDEEFDANGESARKRQRRDKDRTWEFEERERRGSGEHRKSGHRDSRRGSGSRYRDSSEEDSPPPSMSEIARKMKMKEKQKKRKAYEPKLTQEELMDSSTFKRFLASIDNILENLEDVDFTTMAADDDEIPQELLLGKHQLNELGSESAKIKAMGISSRIPSDKLVKLLNILEKNIQDGAKLTTLMNHDHDAEDEERLWRDLIMERVTKSADACLTALNIMTSAHMPKAVYIEDVIERVLQYTKFHLQNTLYPQYDPVYRVDPHGGGMLLSSKAKRAKCSTHKQRVIVMLYNKVCDIVSNISELLEIQLLTDTTILQVSSMGITPFFVENVSELQLCAIKLVTAVFSRYEKHRQLILEEIFTSLARLPTSKRSLRNFRLNSSDQDGEPMYIQMVTALVLQLIQCVVHLPNDKETFEEYDSKVDQDVLITNSYETAMRTAQNFLSVFLKKCGSKQGEEDYRPLFENFVQDLLSTVNKPEWPAAELLLSLLGRLLVHQFSNKQTEMALRVASLDYLGTVAARLRKDGVTSKMDQRSIDRILQETPGNDETQQLQKALLDYLEENAETDASLVFARKFYIAQWFRDATTEAEKSMRNQNPKDEDSSDGPQHAKEVETTGEIMQRAEKRKKFLRNIIKTTPAHFTTLKMNSDTVDYDDSCLIVRYLASMRPFAQSFDIYLTQILRVLGESAIAVRTKAMKCLSEVVAVDPSILARSDMQRGVHGRLMDNSTSVREAAVELLGRFVLSRPQLTEQYYDMLIERILDTGISVRKRVIKILRDICLEQPTFSKITEMCVRMIRRVNDEEGIKKLVNETFQKLWFTPTPAHDKETMTRKILNITDVVAACKDTGYDWFEQLLQNLLKSEEEASYKPAKKACVQLVDNLVEHILKYEESLAENKGVNSTRLVACITTLYLFSKIRAQLMVKHAMTMQPYLTTKCNTANDFMVICNVAKILELVVPLMEHPSETFLATIEEDLMKLIIKYGMTVVQHCVSCLGAVVNKVTHNYKFVWACFNRFYGALNKLKIQHQEDPNSTTLVANKPFLLRSLFTVGALARHFDFDLEEFKGTNKVVIKEKVLELLLYFTKHEDEEVKTKAIIGLGFLVIMHPSQMFVPEVKSLYNGILADRSSSINLKIQILKNLQTYLQEEDTRMQEADREWKKLSKQEDLKEMGDISSGMSSSIMQLYLKQVLEAFFHTQSSVRHFALNVIALTLNQGLIHPVQCVPYLIAMGTDPEPSMRNKADQQLVEIDKKYTGFIHMKAVAGMKMSYNLQQAIDLSRKSIIRGFRQDETHSALCSHLFTMIRGNRQHRRAFLISLLNLFDDSAKTEVNMLLFIADNLACFPYQSQEEPLFIMHHIDITLSVSGSNLLQTFRELLLKEPRRKEKKVKKEWKNRSDGEEDEEKMNCDSPQSDEEENSNSDDGDDDEVVRRPKKARKHVADPESSESDSEFDDLDVEDVDKVMRLLPDNPMGLLDFANAVQGILLLLVLKQHLKNQYGFSDSKIQKYSPTESAKVYDKAVNRKSTVHFSPRQTIDFISNNMANASLTHDVKRRIVKQYLDFKVLMEHLDPDEEDEEGEASASANIRNKAINALLGSSGPLSGPSPRNQAGPETDDDYSDGDERTPGSSRRSRRTGDSSDPGRMSETVEAMDVIALCCPKYKDRPQIARVIHKTSNGYSIHWMAGSYSGPWAEAKKRDGRKLVPWVDTIKESDIIYKKIALTSNHKLSNKVVQTLRSLYAAREGGAS, encoded by the exons ATGAATGGGGATATGCCTCATGTTCCCATTACCACTCTTGCTGGGATCGCTAGCCTCACAGACT TGTTGAACCAGCTTCCCCTCCCTTCCCCTCTCCCGGCCACCACCACTAAGAGCCTCCTATACAATGGGAGGATAGCAGAGGAAGTTACCTGCCTACTGGGCTGTCGGGATGAGAATCTGGCCTCCCAGCTAGCCCACGGTCTGAACCAGGTCTCCACAGAGCACAT AGAGCTGAAGGACAACCTGGGAAGTGATGAACCAGAGGGAGATGCACCACTGTTGCTGCAGACCATGTTGGCCAGGAACCCTGGCATCTTCAGGGAGAAAA ATGTTATGCAGCAGCCAATGGTACCACCGTACAAGATCACCCAAAATTCCATGCATAGTCCGGCCCAATCTGCAAACTTCCAGCCGGCAGCAATTTCTCCCAATTCAACAAG CCGCTTTGTGGCACCCCAGACTGGTTCCAGCAGCCGGTATATGGGCCAGCAGAACAGTCCGGTACCCAGTCCCTACACTCCTCAGAGCCCAGCCACTGGTTACATACAGCAGTATTCTCACCAACAACCACCCAGCTACAACCAACACCAACAGATACAACAAG TATCTGTGGCCAGTCCCATGGTTCCAGGTGGCATAAGAAACATTCATGAGGGCAAAGTATCAGGGCAGATGGCCAATGCTGCCAACCACCACTCAGACAGACATGGCACTGAGGACTATATGAATATTGTACACCGGCTGGGCAGTGAG GAGGGTGATTCTTCAATGAGGAATCCTTCTTTCCCACTGAGGTCGCCACCATCAGGCTGTTCTCCAGCAGGAAGTGAAGGAACACCCAAAC AGGGTTCTCGTCCTCCGCTGATTCTGCAGTCACCGCCTCCCTACACGCCCTCACCAAGGGATGGAGGACCTGACCAGAAACAGCAGCTTCAGCAGAGGAAAAAGACCCCAGCTGTGAAAGAGGAGAAAGATATGTATGACATCGTAAGCTCCCCAAACAAGGACTCGACGAAACTTACCCTAAAACTGTCCAGGGTCAAGTCAAATGAGTCCGATCCTCCAG GTGAGGCTGTGCCAGGAATGGACCAGAACTCAGACAATATGGAAGCTGAGCTGGGTTTCCAGCAGGTCCCTGTTCTTCAGCAAAACATTGGCGCACGCTTGCAACAGCAGCAGGTTTCCCACCAAGCAGGTGGCACCGGAGCAAACCAGCCTCCCAGTTCACCTTACGATGAGGCAGAGCTCGATGCCCTTGCTGAAATCGAAAGGATAGAACGAGAGGCTGCTAGTGAAAAGTGTTCCAAGGAAGTGCAAGATAAAG ACAAGCCACTGAAGAAACGAAAACAGGATTCTTTTCCATTGGAGCCAGGAGCAGGGGGACCAGGTGGCCCCACAGGTGCCCCCGGCAGTGGATCAACGGGAGGGGGCAATGCTGGGAAACTGACCCCACAAGAGGCAACAGCAGCAGGAAACGGTGCCAGCAGACCTCCCCTCATG ATTAAACGTGATAAGGATGGGAGTGGCTCTACTGAAAGTCAAATCTGGGGCCAGCCCAAGGTTAAACTGGAGAGGCTGGGTTTGGTGCAGGACTTTGAGAAGAGGCCGAAGCCTGTGGTGGTTCTGAAGAAGCTCTCTGTTGACCAGATCCAGAGGATTATCCGCCACAGCAAGACTGGCAAGAACAGGCTCTCTTCAGGAAAGTCTAGCAAAA GTGGTATGGACCCagcagttttaaaggagctgccACCAGAACTGCTGGCTGAGATTGAGTCCACCATGCCCCTTTGTGAAagggtaaaaatgaacaaaaggaaacGGAGTACTGTAAACGAAAGGCCCAAATATGCTGAAGTGAGCTCGGACGAGGAATTTGATGCCAATGGAGAAT CGGCTAGAAAACGGCAGCGTCGAGATAAAGACAGGACCTGGGAGTTTGAAGAGAGGGAGCGGCGGGGTTCAGGGGAACATCGAAAAAGTGGGCACCGAGACAGCCGGCGAGGCTCAGGGAGTCGCTATCGAGATTCCTCTGAGGAAGATTCACCACCACCAAGCATGAGTGAAA TTGCCAGGAAAATGAAGATGAAAGaaaagcagaagaagaggaaagcaTATGAACCCAAGCTCACCCAAGAAGAACTGATGGACTCGTCCACATTCAAGAGGTTCTTGGCAAGCATTGACAACATTTTGGAGAATCTGGAGGATGTGGATTTCACTACCATGG caGCAGATGATGACGAGATACCTCAGGAATTGCTACTTGGTAAACACCAGTTAAATGAGCTGGGCAGTGAATCTGCCAAGATTAAGGCCATGGGCATCTCTAGCAGG ATCCCATCAGACAAGCTGGTGAAGCTGCTTAACATATTGGAAAAGAATATCCAGGATGGGGCCAAGCTTACTACATTGATGAACCAT GATCATGACGCAGAAGATGAAGAAAGACTGTGGAGAGACTTGATAATGGAGAGAGTCACAAAGTCAGCAGATGCCTGTCTGACAGCTCTTAACATTATGACCTCAGCACACATGCCCAAGGCTGTCTATATAGAAGATGTAATAGAGCGGGTGCTACAGTACACCAAGTTTCATCTTCAGAACACACTGTATCCACAATATGACCCTGTGTACAGAGTGGACCCACACGGAG GTGGCATGTTGTTGAGCTCCAAGGCGAAGCGAGCAAAATGCTCCACACACAAACAACGTGTTATTGTCATGTTGTACAACAAAGTGTGTGATATTGTCAGCAACATCTCAGAGCTCTTAGAAATCCAGCTACTTACAGATACCACCATcttgcag GTATCCTCCATGGGAATCACTCCTTTTTTTGTGGAGAATGTCAGTGAGCTGCAGCTATGTGCCATTAAACTAGTAACagca GTGTTCTCACGTTATGAGAAGCATCGACAACTGATATTAGAGGAGATTTTCACGTCTTTGGCCAGACTGCCCACCAGCAAGCGCTCTCTCAGGAACTTCAG ACTGAACAGCTCAGACCAGGATGGAGAGCCAATGTACATCCAAATGGTGACAGCTTTGGTCCTGCAGCTCATTCAGTGTGTGGTCCACCTCCCCAATGACAAAGAGACTTTTGAGGAATATGACAGTAAA gtGGATCAGGATGTGTTGATAACGAACTCTTATGAGACGGCAATGAGGACCGCACAGAATTTCCTCTCAGTCTTCCTCAAAAA GTGTGGCAGCAAGCAAGGAGAAGAAGATTACCGACCTTTGTTTGAGAACTTCGTTCAGGACCTCCTGTCCACAGTTAACAAACCAGAGTGGCCTGCTGCTGAGCTGCTGCTCAGTCTTCTTGGCAGACTACTG GTACACCAGTTTAGTAATAAGCAGACAGAGATGGCTCTGAGAGTAGCATCTCTAGACTACCTGGGCACAGTCGCTGCACGTCTACGGAAGGATGGGGTCACCAGCAAAATGGACCAGAGATCAATTGATCGCATCCTGCAGGAG ACTCCAGGTAATGATGAAACTCAGCAGCTACAGAAGGCTCTATTGGACTACTTGGAAGAAAACGCCGAGACTGATGCTTCACTGGTG TTTGCCAGAAAGTTCTACATTGCTCAGTGGTTCAGAGATGCCACTACTGAGGCTGAGAAGTCCATGAGGAACCAGAACCCGAAGGATGAGGACTCATCAGATGGGCCACAACATGCCAAGGAGGTGGAAACCACTGGTGAAATCATGCAGCGTGCTGAAAAGCGCAAGAAATTCCTGCGCAACATCATCAAGACCACACCAGCTCATTTCACCACATTGAA AATGAACTCTGACACTGTGGACTATGATGACTCCTGTCTGATCGTGCGTTATTTGGCCTCTATGAGGCCGTTCGCCCAGAGCTTTGATATTTATTTAACACAG ATCTTGCGAGTCCTTGGGGAAAGTGCCATCGCTGTAAGGACTAAAGCCATGAAATGTCTGTCTGAAGTGGTGGCTGTGGACCCCAGCATACTGGCAAGG TCTGACATGCAGCGTGGTGTTCATGGTCGTTTGATGGACAACTCCACCAGTGTGAGAGAGGCAGCTGTAGAGCTGCTGGGCCGATTTGTGCTCAGCAGACCCCAACTCACTGAGCAGTACTACGACATGCTCATAGAAAGGATACTG GATACTGGTATCAGTGTAAGGAAACGGGTGATAAAGATCCTCAGAGATATCTGTCTGGAACAGCCAACCTTCAGTAAGATTACTGAGATGTGTGTGAGGATGATTCGCAGGGTCAATGATGAGGAAGGTATCAAG aaATTGGTCAATGAGACATTCCAGAAGTTGTGGTTTACTCCAACTCCAGCCCATGACAAAGAAACAATGACGAGAAAGATCCTCAACATCACTGATGTG GTTGCGGCATGTAAAGACACTGGCTATGACTGGTTTGAGCAGCTTCTTCAGAAT CTTCTGAAATCTGAAGAGGAGGCATCATATAAGCCAGCAAAGAAGGCCTGTGTTCAGCTGGTTGACAATCTGGTCGAGCACATCCTTAAATATGAAGAGTCTCTTGCAG agAACAAGGGTGTAAACTCAACACGGCTTGTGGCGTGTATTACCACGTTATACTTGTTCAGCAAGATCAGGGCTCAGCTCATGGTCAAACATGCCATGACCATGCAACCCTACTTGACCACAAAGTGTAAT ACTGCCAATGACTTTATGGTCATATGTAACGTGGCAAAGATCCTGGAACTTGTGGTACCTCTGATGGAGCATCCCAGTGAAACGTTCCTTGCTACCATTGAAGaagacctcatgaagctcatcatcAAATATGGCATGACG gtggTCCAGCACTGTGTGAGCTGTCTTGGAGCTGTTGTTAACAAAGTCACGCACAACTACAAATTTGTCTGGGCATGTTTCAACAGATTCTACG gGGCACTTAACAAGTTGAAGATTCAGCATCAAGAGGATCCCAATAGCACGACTTTGGTAGCAAATAAGCCCTTCCTGTTGCGATCCCTCTTCACTGTTGGTGCTCTGGCTCGACACTTTGATTTTGATCTAGAAGAATTCAAGGGTACCAACAAG GTTGTCATCAAGGAGAAAGTCCTAGAGCTGCTGCTATACTTCACCAAACACGAGGACGAGGAGGTCAAGACCAAAGCCATTATTGGCTTAG gCTTCCTAGTGATCATGCATCCCAGCCAGATGTTTGTTCCAGAGGTGAAGTCTTTGTATAATGGCATCCTCGCTGACAGGTCCTCCTCTATCAACCTCAAAATCCAGATTCTCAAAAACCTCCAAACATACCTTCAGGAGGAAGACACACGGATGCAGGAAGCAGACAGAGAAT GGAAGAAACTGTCTAAACAGGAAGACCTGAAAGAAATGGGGGATATCTCTTCTGGGATGAGCAGCTCCATTATGCAGCTTTACCTTAAACAGGTGTTGGAGGCGTTTTTCCACACGCAGTCCAGTGTACGGCACTTTGCTCTTAATGTCATAGCTCTCACACTCAACCAGGGTCTGATCCATCCTGTACAG TGTGTGCCCTACCTCATTGCGATGGGAACAGACCCAGAGCCCAGCATGAGGAACAAAGCTGACCAGCAGTTGGTGGAGATTGATAAGAAGTACACAGGATTCATCCAT ATGAAGGCAGTTGCTGGAATGAAGATGTCATACAATTTGCAGCAAGCCATTGATTTGTCTCGTAAGTCCATCATAAGAGGCTTCAGACAGGATGAGACCCACTCGGCACTCTGCTCCCACCTCTTCACAATGATCAGAGGGAACCGGCAGCACCGGAGGGCTTTCCTTATCTCACTGCTGAACCTCTTTGATGACAGTGCT AAGACGGAGGTGAACATGCTGCTGTTTATAGCGGACAACCTCGCCTGCTTCCCCTACCAGAGCCAGGAGGAGCCTCTCTTCATCATGCACCACATAGACATCACTCTGTCTGTATCTGGCAGCAACTTGTTACAGACCTTCAGAGAG CTTCTATTAAAGGAGCCGAGGCGTAAGGAGAAGAAGGTAAAGAAAGAATGGAAGAACAGATCAGACGGGGAGGAAGATGAGGAAAAGATGAACTGTGATTCTCCCCAAAGCGATGAGGAAGAAAACAGCAATAGCGATGACGGTGATGACGATGAAGTGGTACGGCGGCccaaaaaggccagaaaacatgTCGCAGACCCTGAAAGCTCTGAGTCTGACTCCGAGTTTGACGatttggatgtggaggatgtGGACAAGGTAATGAGGCTCCTCCCAGATAATCCAATGGGTCTCTTGGACTTTGCTAACGCTGTTCAGGGCATCCTGTTGTTACTTGTGCTCAAACAGCACTTGAAGAACCAGTACGGATTTTCTGACAG TAAAATCCAGAAGTACTCTCCAACGGAGTCAGCCAAAGTGTACgataaggcagtgaacagaaaaaGCACTGTTCACTTTAGCCCGCGTCAAACCATCGACTTCATCTCCAACAACATGGCCAACGCCTCACTGACGCATGATGTCAAGAGGCGGATAGTCAAACAATACCTAGAT TTCAAGGTTCTGATGGAGCACCTGGATCCAgatgaggaggacgaggagggagAAGCATCTGCCAGTGCGAATATCAGAAACAAAGCCATAAACGCCCTACTGGGGAGCTCCGGGCCCTTATCAGGACCCAGTCCACGAAATCAGGCAGGACCAGAGACGGACGACGATTACAGCGATGGCGATGAAAGGACACCAGGG TCCTCTCGAAGGTCAAGGCGAACGGGTGACTCCTCGGACCCTGGCAGAATGAGTGAGACGGTCGAGGCTATGGATGTGATTGCTCTTTGCTGCCCCAAATACAAGGACCGGCCGCAAATAGCCAGAGTCATCCACAAGACCTCCAATGGATACAGTATCCACTGGATGGCCGGCTCTTACTCGGGGCCATGGGCAGAGGCCAAGAAACGCGATGGCCGCAAACTGGTGCCTTGGGTGGACACTATTAAGGAGTCGGACATCATTTACAAGAAGATTGCCTTGACCAGCAACCACAAACTGAGCAACAAAGTAGTACAGACTTTACGCTCACTGTATGCAGCGCGGGAAGGAGGGGCTAGCTAA